In Labilithrix sp., a single genomic region encodes these proteins:
- a CDS encoding chemotaxis protein CheR — MNDRECVALLTWALPRLGLRWRGFKDLRRQVCRRIIARAAELGVATADEYRARIEADPAELTRLDALCFVTISRFYRDAPVFDALRHTHLPRLAEAARARGTLRVWSAGCASGEEAYTIAILWHLELAARFPDVTLSLLATDRDATVLRRARAAVYPASSLRELPPDLRAHAFEPARAFEPAVAASAVAASAVAASAVAASAVAASAVAEPAVAELRLRADLRAGVHFEARDLRTFVPPAPQDLVLCRNAVFTYFDEPSQRAFLDRLPLVPGGLLILGKGESRPGP; from the coding sequence GTGAACGATCGCGAGTGCGTCGCGCTGCTCACGTGGGCGCTCCCGCGCCTCGGTCTTCGCTGGCGCGGCTTCAAGGACCTCCGCCGCCAGGTCTGCCGCCGCATCATCGCGCGCGCCGCGGAGCTCGGCGTCGCGACGGCGGACGAGTACCGCGCGCGCATCGAGGCCGATCCGGCGGAGCTCACGCGCCTCGACGCGCTCTGCTTCGTCACCATCTCGCGCTTCTATCGCGACGCCCCGGTCTTCGACGCGCTCCGCCACACGCACCTGCCGCGCCTCGCCGAGGCCGCCCGCGCACGCGGCACGCTCCGGGTATGGAGCGCCGGCTGCGCCTCCGGCGAAGAGGCCTACACGATCGCGATCCTCTGGCACCTCGAGCTCGCCGCGCGCTTCCCGGACGTCACGCTCTCGCTCCTCGCGACCGACCGCGACGCCACCGTCCTCCGCCGCGCGCGCGCCGCGGTATACCCGGCGAGCAGCCTGCGCGAGCTCCCGCCCGATCTCCGCGCCCACGCCTTCGAGCCCGCCCGCGCCTTCGAGCCCGCCGTCGCCGCGTCCGCCGTCGCCGCGTCCGCCGTCGCCGCGTCCGCCGTCGCCGCGTCCGCCGTCGCCGCGTCCGCCGTCGCCGAGCCCGCCGTCGCCGAGCTGCGCCTCCGCGCCGACCTCCGCGCGGGCGTCCACTTCGAGGCGCGCGACCTCCGCACGTTCGTCCCTCCCGCGCCGCAGGACCTCGTCCTCTGCCGCAACGCCGTCTTCACGTACTTCGACGAGCCCTCGCAGCGCGCCTTCCTCGATCGCCTCCCGCTCGTCCCCGGCGGCCTCCTCATCCTCGGCAAAGGCGAATCGCGTCCGGGCCCGTAA